The DNA segment TTATCTAATTGTGTATTTTAGAGTTTTCTTTTGTGTTATCAGACAATTAATTGATCATTTTGGGAAAAATGTAACTGTTAGTTGAGTCtccctttaaaattgaaataatttaattttattgggagCGAGTACTGATTAAGAGTAAAAGATTTTTTGTGTTTCATTAGTCAATCAATGCCAACTTTATAGCAGCAACATATATtaataattatcgttggttctcacgggaaaatgcactttttcgtccaaatttctgaaactattcacttaaCAGAAAAACactgaatacattttttgctcattttaacctgccctacatgatgaacaagaaaaaaatataggttgccatctgaaaaaaaagttttgattgaacttctatttgaatttcaaCTCAATTATGATTCAATATGTTGGAAAAACttggcaaaatttggttttgatacacaATGGCTCTTCACTGGACGACTAACAAGTAAAGACACGTCGATTCATATGATGAGGAAACCACTTCTTCGTTCAAGAAGCCCATTCTTCATCAGGTGACACAATTATGGTCAAGGATGGATTTCATTTTCGTGATAGAACCGTTTTATTAGTACTCTCCTCTCAGAAATATAATGATTAAATTATCAATAATTGCGTGATTTCACGCAGCTATGAGTGAAAATTCCGTTTTTCTGAATAGGAATACACTGCCACTGAGATCCCACCAGGTGACTACTTCTTAAAAACTCAGGGAACTTCATATCTCGCATTACCTCCATGATCCCCCGATTTAAATCTAATCGAGCACACAGGATCAATTACAAAGAGCCCTTGATGCCCACATACCACAGCTGGAAGTGCTCCGAGATCAAGCCACAACTTCGGCAATAAATTAAGCAGGATTTTCTCAATAACTTGGTGGAAAGCATGAAGTGAAAATGCCAAGCATTTATTGGTGCACGTATCACTCAATCAATACTTTATACTGAGGGTGAACAGAACTATGGAATTTTCGGAATTACGGATTTTatactttttcaaatattgtttttctttgaaatcgTATTATTGTTACCTGGAAAACTCTGTTTATACCAATTTCAAGGGAAAATTGCGTTCTCCTCAAGACATAACATCAATTAATTGATTCAATATCCTTCACTTTTGAAGTGCAATTAAAGCTGGAGGAAATAATGAAGCTTGCTGCCAGATGCTCACTCACTAGAGCTCCACATCCATATGCTTTTCAATTAATAACTACAAGAACATCCTTTTATCAAAAATCCTTCTTCACCGAACTGGAAAATCAGCTGTTGGCTTTGGCTGAGGTTTTTCAGTCGGGGTTTTAATCaccagaaattcaaaataaGTATAAACAGACTGCTTCTTCCTGCTTCTGGCACCCACTAGCTTCTCTCTCCCGGGCATTATCACTTTTATCATTCCATGTTGATGAAAATATTGTATTTTGCaaattattattgtttattAGAGGTATTGGTAAACCATTAatataatatgaagaaaatcTGAACCGAAGATTTGCTCATGGATTCCTTGAGTATGTATTATTATTGAGGTGTTTTATAGgtaatatgatttttttacctcggtaaaaaaaagaataaataaGACAGCGGCGGAGTGTGAGGATTACCTTTTGAAGGGAGAAAATAAAACATGTTTCAATCGGAACCAAATGGAACTATAAAGAGCTCTCATGAAAATCGAATTTTCGATCTAAATTTCTAAGGATATGAAGTGTGCCTACGAAAGGGAGAAATACTCTTGAAATATCCATGTTTGGACATCACACGTACTCAAATACGTGTTTACAGGCGATAAACGGAAGCCTCTGAAATGGAATGGAAAAAAGCAACGGTCCGTGATTCTTCCTAAGTATTTCCCTGGATCACGAGAAGAATTCCTTATTCGATCCTAGACGAGGTTGCCTTGTTTTCTTACTCCGAAGTTTGACGAACTGGCCATTCTGTTTTTTGTTTCGGAGCCACTTTCACGATCTCTTAGAATCAATCTCACCTTTCAAATCACATGAACATTGACAATCCTGATACTATCGGAGTTATTGTAactttatacagagtgagtttttGGATTTGTAAATTTATTTTAACACTTGCTTTTTGAGgccgaaagaaacacttttaccttttttttccgattcggcgtAGAAAACAAGATataggcccagttgcaggaaagtccattaagatttgatgccctatcaaaatttaaaactgtcatttttgaaggggaaaatggaggattgagattttaatgaagtattaaattttaatggagtttcctgcaactggacgtaagaccatttgagttttcataatgagtaaTGACACCCCTGGAAACCTGACACTGAAGTTTTCCAAGCAATAAATATACCATTTCATCCTTGAAGTAAGCTACTTCATTAGAAAAATAAGCATAAACtcatttttccattccattTGGGGAACGAAGTAGTATTTATGATACAATTAATGAGGTACAGCAATTTCGTTGCCAGTTTATATTGAGtatttttttctctatttcATTCGCGATGATAATAACGATTTCAGCTTGCAGCCACAACCACCCATATTAACCATGATATTCATCTCCAATATGTAATTAATGATTATCgctatttatttaatttcataGGAGAGTTACCAGATTTAAACATAACCCATTTTACATCCCattttcatataaataaataaatgatattttctcTGAACGTTCAATGTGTCATGTTTCAGGGTTATATTATGCGTGTTTATTCAACGTAGCAAATATTTCAATACTGTGGATATTTTCAACAGGAGTTGCATTCAAACAAAGTACTTTtacttttaagagttgggttcttagaatttctggtattttcatggtgatatggtcataatgaagaaactccAAGATGTGGGAGGAATTCTGTATTCGGAGAAGACTCAccatatcaatgaaaaactattttgcGAAAATCATTTCGTTTGATGGAAGATGTGTAATATGTTGTGATATGTGATAtgaatagcctgtatcttttcaatcTAGTGGGAAAAAAAAAGGTAAGGGGAAAAGTATTTCCTTTGACCTCAGAAATCTCCTTAAATATATGCACAAGTTAAAGACTCACTCTAAATGACAATGGAGCTGACAATCTGATGATCCGCTTCTAGTGAGAAGAATAACCTAATGAACAAAATCTAACACAAACCGAAGAAACAGTAAAGGCCAGCAAAGGTCtcaaaaatcagttttcttgAAGAGAGATATCTCCATGTGCTTCGTATCATTTTTGCAttaattatgaaagttgtacCTATATCATAAAATTCTCCACTACATAGTTGTggaagggcgccaaacttgcaaaaaaaacgtcacgtgtacattttcgagtggggtggctttttttctagatttgaagctaatgattcgagaataacgaaaaaaatataatctgatagtttcagcaagccgaaacaataaaaattggccataaaggtcacaaaaatcagtgtttttgaattatctcctctcctgtgcttcaaatttttttcacattcattATGAAGGATGTAAAGCATAACAttatctacaaattttgtccgaagcaattttttctacgtttgaacgtttttgagatatatggcgatgaatgtacattagactgggcttctacattgaccttggcctttcgcatttGTGGCTTAGCTCTACGCTCTTAACACCCTCTAGCTCAAAAACAGTCAGggttatgaaaaattgcttcagacaaaagttgtatggaattttatgatctacaactttcataatgaatacagaaacgatcagaggtacaggaagggagatattttaaaAGAATGCCTTGTTaacatcttcaaagtgtcagattaagaaaaaccccctgattagtgacagcctaacgttcatagattttgagttatgaacgaaaattgagaaattgccatttttaatgaagctgaataactcgcttatttgaactcgtattcgaaatctgttgttacattctacaggcacttttttatgaggaattcgaatatgatatcaataaattttttgatccagtcatttccAAGATGTGGcaaggatttctgatttttcaaatttaaactatagttgaaagttctttcattctgctgcaatttttttgctgatttcaaaaatgtatcatatgttgctattcacatgaatgttacacgagaaaaaaattcactacttcttcctgcttttcgattcactgttaaattttcagtaggctgtcGTAAATCTCGAAAATGCCTGgattgaaaaatttcttaatgTCATATTCgtattcctcataaaaaagtgcctgtagaatgtaacaacggatttcgaatacgagttcaaataagcgagttattcagcttcattgaaaatgacaatttctcaattttcgttcataactcaaaatctatgaccgttaggctggatctgtttttaaatttggaatagtaaggatAAAAGAGctagaatgtgtcgtccgttttcttctagctgctatagttctcgagatcccttcagtagacaacgaattttgcccaccctgtacaagtaacgatttttttttgcattttcaaaggatcgcTGTTACCTTGCGCCCCgcccgaattgtcagtcccttgaaaaagtagcttcctttaggTTCAATTCttatatcctccaaaaatcttacaagctcgaaatttttttttaaccattttcaactcttccgtacgtcCAGCCCCactacgcaaactgtcagattaccTACCATGAAtctattatcagagacacgtagggcatacacagtatcttaatctgacacgctcgagtatgtacaccagacgatatttttttacatctttgaaaacctgcagacgctttcccaaTCGCGGCCACCGCTTAATGTCATatatcataaaacctttttttttctaatatctTATTTTCCAAaaccactaggtctccacgacgctccagTAAATCACGATTTAGCATCgttggctccccaactataagatTAAGTAcgacatttataaaaaaatatccaAATTGTCACTTTCCGGAAATTTTAGTTTTACCCCTTTTTTTTGAGATAATAGGGTATATCTGCACTATCCACTATGTCTCCTTGACTCTTGAGTATATCCCCTATTAGCATCGTTGGCACGTCTACTATGCACAGTTGGTCATTTCTCGAATGTCTATTGTATTTCTCCAACATACTACACACGCATAGAATGGACACGCCAGAATagatttttcttcaattcaatCACATGGATAAGATGTAAATATTTACTGGAAAAACATTTCCTTCCAATTCTCGTGATAATTCCGCTTAGTCGTTCCTTCCATCAGAAAATGCATCATCTATACTCGACTGACGGACCTGTTCCTCGGGTTGAGTTTATCCTTTGAATCATGAATTCTTCAAAGATCTCATCTAGATTATCACTCCGCTCGTTCTGAGTGGAAATGTACACAAACCGTATCGGCGATATTGGAAAATTCGATTCGCTCACACAGATCGTGTCGTCATGCTGATAGATGAGACTAACTGCCTTCTAAATCAGATAAGATATCGGATCCACCAAAATCAACAGGTATATTTTTAGTTTCTTTACGCCAACTAGTTGGCGGAGCTTCTATCTGGGTAAAGTGCATTTTGATCGATTTCCGCAATGGGTGTGAAGTTTTTCAACTACGTCTTGATTTTGTGGATATGTCTGCATGTGAGTACTGGTTTAGTGTTCTGTTCGATATACATATAATCCTAGTTTATACTTCTTCGAGTTTCTTGGAGAAAATATTATTATCTCAATTAGAGGCTGAACTCCATGTGTGATTCCATTAACCAACAAAGAATTAAGTACATTTTTCCGTAGAGAAGGTTCGAATTAAGAAATTTCAACCTAAATGCCTGACTCACAACCATAGTCTATTTATTTGACCTCATTTCAGTTATCGTTTGGAAAACATCCTTGCAAGACTGTAGAAACAATTTATCATTATCCTACTGCTACATCTATCCAACAGCGAATAAAGGATGTTCTTAAGGTTATTCCTATTTTGCCTGAAGAGATTGATGTATTGTATTCAGATTGATGGGAATCTCCTTTCATCTTATTACTTCTGTACTAAAATGTCATATAATCTTCGTACAACTTTATTCATAAACCTTCTTTACATGCGATCTAACCTCTATCTGAGTGACTAATTTAAGAATACTACTCACATCATAGAcatagtctctatgtctatgactcACATATATACAAATAATAATTGCGTCATTTTTTATCTTGTCACCATCTACAATTTAACAATACAACCAATATGATTTTAGTGCAGAAAAAGTTACCAGTAACATATATAACTGGTCCGAATAAATCGTTTGATCAAAAATGACGAACCtattcaaaactttcaaaataacgaaCTTGTAAAAGTTTGAAGTTAACGAAAAAGGAAACTTTTCATATTCTTGTAACTTGGACGATTAATCATGAAATTGTTCATTTTGATACGTCCACCTCTCAGACAGAAAATGAATGAAGACGCcagtgaaaaaaaatattaataataataaaaaactaCCAATGAAATTCGTCTGACAAAGGACAGTTTTGAAAAGATCTTAGGAATACCTAAGATCTTTCTTTCTGTCGTTCCTTACAGTCTGCTTTTACTTTACCTCGCACGATATGCGTTTTTTCAAATGACCCCAAACCATTACCCGGATCAAAGGTCTATAGTTACTttgaatttcataaaatcgCACTTTTTCCCCTGCTATTTTGTTTTCGCATCGGCTCTGTTTAaacgatacaggctgttgaagaaccctaaaaaaatattatttttagttatatctcagaactcacaaacggttttatcgaatgaaatgaatttcagaatatagtttttcatttattcgattaatcttttacGAACAcatgatatcacccacgtcttccacttttctcataatgactattacgtaccataaaaataccaaatatttgaagaacccaactcttgaaactaattttgacgctatctaatgaatatttgtaagttttgtaaaataaaagtattctttatattttctcgtataagcgccgttttcgagtgagttgacaaaaattaaaaagtatttgtgaaatttgaaaaattggatactttggctaaatacaactctgtttaaaagatcaacAGATTTTGCTAGTTATTGTAAAGGAAATTTTCCAGGgaaggcacagctcattatgaaaactcaaaatggccatatctttttatcagagccaaatcggaaaaaatggtagatatATGgacaaagtgtttcttttcacctcaagaatctacggttGAAATATTCGTAGACTCGCCCCgtacacgaaaaaaaaataaaaatacattacCAAGGTGTTTTCGGAAAGTTTATTAAACTAAATTAGGCAGTTCCATAAAATCTTAATGCTATTTAATTCGTATGACAGATCCATTGTATCAGAATATTTTGGATGATCTGCTCATtcattttgtttgaaaataaacCCATTGTTGCCGTAAAAATGTACCGAACTAATTCGTACTCCGAAGTccgaataattttaaaaaatagAAGAGCTCTTAAAAATAATCTTCGCATCAGTTCAAGCAGAATCTAGACTCCATAAATCAGTATTaagccatccgtataaggcaaAAAAGGGAAAAGACTCCCAGAATGTGccgggtgttgccagaacacttgaacgataagtagaaattacgaatattacaatagtttccactttcgtcgaaaagatggcagcacttaatgAACGTCTTTTtgcaatttcaccaggatacgaattgtagccaatggcgagacttttcgaggaattttatcatgtggaaattcatagaagaggtAATTGCACCTCGAAAAGTTAatgacatgaatgaatatttgttcttcaatgaaaaatttttaatttttttcccgtttgacgaataaaaaaatttctgactttccgaggtgacgaactgattgaattgaattaaaatgaaaaccccatataaattagtaatttctgacgtaagatattcattttctctttttgaactgatcaCTATACTCTGTAGACCCCTTTTAAcagtattctttcatttcagacCGCGACGAAATCAACTGCAACTATAACCCAAGCAGATGTGGAGTCCTGCATAACGGACGTGAAGAAACGTCTGGCAACCCAACAGACCACCACTAAAAAACGTTTCGAAGAGCTGAGAATCCGAAAAATGAACGACATGAAGGAGCAACAAAAAGAAAGATACGACAATTTGATCGCTTATATCCAAAACGAAAAGAACATACTTTCGACACTAAAACAGTCGGCGATTCAGGACGATTTCAACGTGACCATGTGCAACGATACGTCTCTCGTTTACGACCTGATATCGACTTCCTTCAGGTCGAGCGGTGACGCCATTCTGGCCGAATATAAGGGAGTTGTCGACAGGAACCACACGCAGAACTCCCTTCTCGTCGATAGATTAGCTCTGAACTACCAACAACTGGAGAAGAAGCTTGCTTCATGTCAGCAACAGACTGAAAAATTGGATTGTTTCGATGAGGTAGAGGACGACTGCGAGATCATCGTTTTCAAAAACGACATTTTCGATCAGGAATCCTCATATTACGCCGACGCAGAAAAGATTTTCGGAGTTTTCAAATCGAAGATAAATGCTTTGTACGAACGCAAACTCAGAGAGGTTCAATCGTTCTCCAGTGATATGAAGTCGTGctataaaagtgttaaaaatatCAATACAACGACGACAATTGATGTGACTGATAGTGGGGTGTCTTTTCACCCTACCAAACTACTCGTAATACTACCACTTTTGTACAAGGTTTTCTTATAAACTATAAGCAATCTGAATAAAatcgttttttttaaattgaactTTTCATTGACTAATGCTTCTTTGCTCCGACTTATTTAGGGCAGGCGTAAGTTAAGGTTTTAAGTGCCCAGTAAACTGATCATACCtacaattatgaaaaaattgcaaccGAAAAATTTATTACTTGAAAAGCTTCAGGTATGCCCCAATATGAATATATTATAAGTGTTCCTCTTCGGCGGAGTTATGCATAAATAAAGGTAGCTAATGTGTGTTCCCGAAAG comes from the Coccinella septempunctata chromosome 2, icCocSept1.1, whole genome shotgun sequence genome and includes:
- the LOC123306300 gene encoding uncharacterized protein LOC123306300 isoform X1, which codes for MLIDETNCLLNQIRYRIHQNQQTATKSTATITQADVESCITDVKKRLATQQTTTKKRFEELRIRKMNDMKEQQKERYDNLIAYIQNEKNILSTLKQSAIQDDFNVTMCNDTSLVYDLISTSFRSSGDAILAEYKGVVDRNHTQNSLLVDRLALNYQQLEKKLASCQQQTEKLDCFDEVEDDCEIIVFKNDIFDQESSYYADAEKIFGVFKSKINALYERKLREVQSFSSDMKSCYKSVKNINTTTTIDVTDSGVSFHPTKLLVILPLLYKVFL
- the LOC123306300 gene encoding uncharacterized protein LOC123306300 isoform X2, translating into MGVKFFNYVLILWICLHTATKSTATITQADVESCITDVKKRLATQQTTTKKRFEELRIRKMNDMKEQQKERYDNLIAYIQNEKNILSTLKQSAIQDDFNVTMCNDTSLVYDLISTSFRSSGDAILAEYKGVVDRNHTQNSLLVDRLALNYQQLEKKLASCQQQTEKLDCFDEVEDDCEIIVFKNDIFDQESSYYADAEKIFGVFKSKINALYERKLREVQSFSSDMKSCYKSVKNINTTTTIDVTDSGVSFHPTKLLVILPLLYKVFL